The sequence below is a genomic window from Mytilus edulis chromosome 2, xbMytEdul2.2, whole genome shotgun sequence.
gtaagatctacaaataagacaacatgaccaaaatggtcaattgaccactttaggagtaattgccctttatagtcaatttttaaccatttttcgtaaatcttagtaatcttttagaaaaatcttcgcctctgaaacaactgggccaaatttaaccaaacttggccataatcatcattggggtatctagttaaaaaaatgtgtccgatgccCTGCCCTgcccaaccaagatggccgccatggctaaaaatagaacatagtggtaaaatgcagtttttggcttatatttcaaaaaccaaagcattgatggcaaatctgacatgggggtaaaattgtttatcaggtcaagatctatctgctctgaaattttcagatgaatcggacattccgttgatgggttgctgcccctgaaatggtaattttaaggaaattttgctgtttttggttattatcttgaatattataatagataaagataaactgtaaacagcaatagtgttcagcaaagtaagatctacaaataagtcaacatgaccaaaatctgccctggaattttcagatgaatcggataatcggttgttaggttgctgcccctgagttggtaattttgaggaaattttgctgtttttttgttatcttgaatattattatagatagagataaactgtaaacagcaataatgtacagcaaagtaagaactaaaaataagtcagtatgaccaaaatagtcagttgaccccctaaggagttattgcccttcatagtacttttatagatagagataattgtaagcagcaagaatgtttagtaaagtaagatctacaaacacatcaccatcaccaaaacacaattttgtcatgaatccatctgtgtccattgtttaatattcacatagaccaaggtgagcgacacaggctctttagagcctctagctACCCAAGTTATATTATGTTCACGCCTATGCACCTGTTGAGGAAAGGCCGAACTATACATGGGGCGAAAATGTAAGTCCAATCTAATCTTGTCACTTAGAAATCACATCTGCGTTTTAAACTCACGGAAATTTCAAAATGCTATACATGCTTCAATTTGACATCGAATGAGAAAAAGAATGTTTTGGGAACATGGCAATTTTGAGATTATTATACAAAAAGCGACAATTTCTATTTGCAATATTATGTGTAACAACGTTCTGGATGATGTACATTTTCTTATCCTTGCCTCAACCATCAAGTAAGCACTTTAGTGTGGCACTAtgatacaaataaatatacaCTAAATTTCTAAAAGCAAAATACTTTGATCAATATGATATCGGTATTGGAACTACCGTCACTGACTGTTAACATAGTACTATAGTTCTATTGGCTGCAGTTCTTGCCATTgtaacaatacaccttatcgctaatcccggctgacccctCTGCTTAAAACTTTTGACCTAATACACAATCACTTTTCCatctagtccgagattactctgacgtccaacggctgtttttcCAAACAAGCTGGGTCCGTGGGatgtcagagctcgtcccatattaaaaagtgaatatttgcccacccaaaatagatgcgctgcttcgtcgcttctggtgccgactgacggccttggaattatataaatcaggCATCAatctgtttatttttcatttatctcttcatttatgtaagtttcacctacctgccaacctttattttctcatcattagacagttttcacagtgacccatcgatttcgacattttgcctttcattttcaaagattatcacgtgaccatgagaaaacagtgatgatttatgcaaatgaccataatgtaacacatcgttcatttacgatgcaagttatctaaatgtctGAGAGCTTCAGATTGTAACGTATGTCAGAACTAAATGCTTCATACCTATCTCCtttaaaggaggtgaaaaatcaTGGTTGGCTACTAAATATTAATTATCGATTTGctataaaggaggtgaaaaaatataaatatttgcatattttgagtctcgagaccacgaactctctcgtaacttgacatccatttgaaagtgaaagtcaaaatgcctaaaatcgatgggtcactgtgaaaactgtctaataatgagaaaataaaggttggcaggtaagtgaaacttacataaatgaaaagataaatgaaaaaggaacacattgatgcccgatttatataatttcaaggccgtcagtcggcaccagaagcaacgaagcagcacatctattttgggtgggcaaatatccactttttgatatgggacgagctctgatgtcccacggccccagcttgtctggcaaagcagccgttggacgtcagagtaatctcagactattttccattgtggcgtcagatattttgttttatgacatcaaaatttaacaggaacctgtgtgatatccaggtATGGCAGACAAATAGCTATTAGGTGTATTATTGTAGGTGCAAAGTTGTACTGTAGAATTTTGTATCATCTAAGATATTAAGATGTCACATCAGTTGTGATAATCCTTATTGAACAGAATACTGACCTGTATGCAACTGTTCaagatttatgttaaaaaaaaatatttaccatgCAATGAACAGGTACACTGATAACCTAAAAACTTCTGAAAActgttaaataaaatgaaaatcataatgatacaatattaaacatgttacaaatgtaaaactacTCTTTGGCTAGccgttttactttttattcaaacttcaagatatctcataaactttaccAGATATCATATggattataagatatcttatatagtttgtaaGGTATTTTATATAGTTTAGAAGATAACttatatatagtttatgagatattgTCTATAGTTTATAAGAAATCTCATTTACCGGTACATGTAATTATCgagttattttataaattatttaagctatcttataaacaatacattgtatgtacattgtattagATATCTTATAATTTAAACtatattagatatcttataaactatattagatatcttataaactatataagatattgCATAAACTATATTAGATATCTTTGaaactatacatgtataagatatcttatatacaaataattatgtcTATAATTGTttgggaacaaaccctctatatAGCATGATATAGTGTTTATACCTGTGTAGAGGTTAACTCTTTTAAAGAAGGATAAAATTGTCTCTTTAGAATGAATTTAAAGCAGGAAGATGGAATAGTggcattttctagttatattTGATTATAATCTATAGCATTGTATTAATAATTTCTCTTTACTATAAATTGGAATGCTCAATTTTCTACTCTAATCTTAAAGTGACAGAACATGCCATCTATTATGAACTATAGGAACATTtatgttaaatctaacaatagaaatCTGTTCCAAACGTTATCGAGGCATAACTGAGTGGAATTTACATGATCATTACAGCTTTTAATTGAGATAAACAAAAGTCTaagatgatatattttatagtCAATTTATCAATCTAGACATGTGCTTATTAAATTTAGTACAATAGTCATTAATTGGTGCAAATGTTGCAggttataaaaatgtaaattgtggataaaattgctctttcaaaatttccatttgcaAGTATATACGGGGGAAATCTTCCGTACATattgacagttggcaggtatgggtAAGTGCGATTATAAGTAGAAAATGCACATATGCCATGTTTTGCTTCAAATCCAGTCTAAGCAAATATCTCTCTCTGAAGAGTGATAACTTTAACCCTCTATAGAAGGgttatccctctatacaggtgTAACCACCATATAGAGGCTTTGTTCCTAACCTGTATGATTTTGGAATGAATGTCACTTTTGCATGTACTTAAgagggctcgcgggtataaatcgatttttattttgaatatagaatttcgctatttttttctataaataaactttatcctatacttaattaaaaaataaaataaaaatatgtggtcacagttcatttaagctcacaatctgccttcgaaagaagtaAATATGCATTAGGTTTGTGTAATGtgtatatgtttttcatttttattagaatgacaataatatttagtttttttaattaaGCAGAAAACGCTAatttgcattgattttttttgtatatttttctattatctGAATCTTTATTCTGCCTTACAGAAGCAGAAACAAGAACAAGTTTTTCGAATAAATTATTAAAGACTCAAGTTGTTCTAAGAAAAAATGAAGAGAAAAGCTTGAAAGATAGAACTGTCAATAATGTTATTGCCAAACCAGATCTGGTCAAGAAACCACAAGAGAGTGAGGTGAAAAAAGAACAggatgaaaagaaaaaagaagagaagaCACAAGAGAAAAAAGAtgaaacaaaaaatctaaatttagaaaagaaaacttctgaaaaagatattaaaatcacatcaatgaaaaaatctgaaaataaaacatcAGTGAAAGTACCAGAAGTAAAGGGAAACTTAAACATTGTACTggaaaaaattaagaataaaactttaGAAATGGGAAAcgctgtaaaaaataaaacactgGAAAAACTGTCAGCATTTGGTGTATTTCAACCAAAACAgtacaaaaaattacaatttcagcAAGGTATGTGGCCTCTAAATTTATCATTGGAAGATGTTGGAGGCATAATGAAAGATACTGCTTATcttcaaaaagaagaaaaaattagtATTAATTATCCAAAATTATTGTCATCGAAGATTAATGAGACAGTTGGGAATGAGACAATAACATTAAAGAATCTGACTATGACCAACAGTGTGGGATTCTGTGACTGTGTAGATTACGAGTGTTTTTGTTGTGGTCGAGTGGAGATGAAGAAAATGCATGTCAATAATACAGCATGTGCCAATTTTACTTTTATGACAAAATCTCAGGCaagttttatatgtttgtttattctaAGGAGTTATAAGTTCTAATTTTGTTTACTGTAAAATTATTGCGATGTTACTATTGCTATGAAAAATGTGACAGAATTAGGTTTGCAATCATAAAAAATTACACTTATTATTTTAGGAGTAGTTTATTTTGCTTCTTAAAATCTTTATAATCACATTTATTAGATCTTGCATTTTTTGCTAGAGGTCAAGTATtggcaaaaataaatgcacacataCATTTCTGACTTTACAGAATCAACCAAGTCAAATTTTGGGAAGAAGTTTTAATGATCAAGTTATGCTGGTGACTAAACAAACAAATTTGTACAAATGGTGATAAATGCAATTAATATAATCTAAATAAAAACGGACATGGAGACTACTCATTTTACCAATtggaaaacataatttttaaaagCATTCATTGAGTCCTAACATCTACTCCATCACCTAATTTCCAAATGTCATGATCATTGTTGATGCTTTATTTTTTAGGAATTTGACTACAGATTTTCATTAGATAAAAAACTGTTGGATAAACAGATTATATCAGGTAAGTAATAAGTGGGCAATATACCTGTTCATAAGAACTATCATATATTTATTTCTGCTGTTTCATTATttggttaatatatataaaaacatttttcaaa
It includes:
- the LOC139513451 gene encoding uncharacterized protein, producing the protein MAILRLLYKKRQFLFAILCVTTFWMMYIFLSLPQPSKAETRTSFSNKLLKTQVVLRKNEEKSLKDRTVNNVIAKPDLVKKPQESEVKKEQDEKKKEEKTQEKKDETKNLNLEKKTSEKDIKITSMKKSENKTSVKVPEVKGNLNIVLEKIKNKTLEMGNAVKNKTLEKLSAFGVFQPKQYKKLQFQQGMWPLNLSLEDVGGIMKDTAYLQKEEKISINYPKLLSSKINETVGNETITLKNLTMTNSVGFCDCVDYECFCCGRVEMKKMHVNNTACANFTFMTKSQEFDYRFSLDKKLLDKQIISAEQPPTVCLGSISKVGAICTRFLNVTSIVSIQEDHKLHVVGCLEFSLMLYNRTVSAFPVDCFQLPSHQHKVKEEKAVHDFGNWMP